A single genomic interval of Carassius gibelio isolate Cgi1373 ecotype wild population from Czech Republic chromosome A22, carGib1.2-hapl.c, whole genome shotgun sequence harbors:
- the LOC127943160 gene encoding complement factor H has product MTGYTGLYKLKCEKGKWKKSTERPCAKKKCSHPGDTPNGDFKLMEGTEFVFGATVVYTCKKGYEMASRTNQRTCRAQGWDNAVPVCEVVKCPAIRTDGDVTASGKTEDGSYGDTIHFECVSSDKIIDGSSDIQCEETGKWSDIVPKCKEITCIAPVISNGNVVEPKPKYQKDAILKYKCNKGFKESEDIPRCAKFGWTLNPECHEITCELKSTTFGVQEIKPKEKTIFRAGESVEITCSEKHWLFGTKESNRSFTCQSNGKWDYEPVCEEITCDDPLGQHVSGPYWGKLKLGVTQSFSCESGYREMGKVATCTRDGWIPKPLCTGPCIVTVEEMDKRGIELRWKPKGTIISPQNDYIEFACQGGKQLRHNIPLRQQCNDGVMALPECV; this is encoded by the exons ATGACAGGTTATACTGGCTTGTATAAATTAAAGTGTGAAAAGGGAAAATGGAAGAAATCCACTGAGCGACCATGTGCAA AGAAAAAATGTAGTCATCCAGGTGACACACCAAACGGTGATTTTAAACTCATGGAGGGAACGGAATTTGTTTTTGGAGCAACAGTGGTGTATACTTGCAAAAAAGG aTATGAAATGGCCAGCAGAACCAATCAGCGTACCTGCAGAGCTCAAGGATGGGACAATGCTGTTCCTGTCTGTGAGG TTGTGAAATGTCCAGCCATTCGCACAGACGGGGATGTAACTGCATCAGGCAAAACAGAGGATGGGAGTTATGGTGATACTATTCACTTTGAGTGTGTATCTTCTGATAAAATAATAGACGGAAGTAGTGACATTCAGTGTGAAGAGACGGGCAAATGGAGCGACATTGTTCCAAAGTGCAAAG AAATAACATGCATAGCGCCTGTCATATCAAATGGAAATGTTGTTGAGCCAAAGCCAAAATACCAGAAAGAtgctatattaaaatacaaatgcaataaagGGTTCAAGGAGAGCGAGGATATCCCCAGATGTGCCAAATTTGGCTGGACTCTGAACCCTGAATGTCATG AAATAACTTGTGAGCTGAAGTCAACCACTTTTGGGGTGCAAGAGATCAAACCGAAGGAAAAAACTATTTTCAGAGCTGGAGAAAGTGTGGAGATCACCTGCTCTGAAAAACACTGGCTGTTTGGTACAAAAGAAAGCAACAGATCTTTTACATGCCAAAGTAATGGGAAGTGGGACTATGAGCCTGTTTGTGAAG AGATTACATGTGACGATCCACTTGGCCAGCATGTGTCTGGACCATACTGGGGAAAGCTGAAACTGGGAGTAACACAGTCTTTCAGTTGTGAGTCTGGATATCGTGAAATGGGAAAAGTGGCCACATGTACCCGAGATGGATGGATACCAAAACCACTGTGTACTG GGCCCTGTATAGTGACGGTCGAGGAAATGGATAAAAGAGGTATAGAGCTGCGGTGGAAGCCAAAGGGAACAATAATCTCACCACAAAATGATTATATCGAATTTGCATGCCAGGGGGGCAAACAATTAAGACACAATATCCCCCTAAGACAACAGTGTAATGATGGAGTGATGGCTTTGCCTGAGTGTGTGTGA